In the Cryptococcus neoformans var. neoformans JEC21 chromosome 1, complete sequence genome, one interval contains:
- a CDS encoding expressed protein: MSSPAPTYARIRSLSHWATFFNQPDGLFRLPSTQGAAIQHLEIDLRFVADHQVETVDPNLQADTPIHLPNVCILTFRGGEYVQEDDLRMDALAEVLLAINPVEVRWLNATEDPSEQLSFATHLVHPAVIAAGEKWSAAGTLRKLVIQGGFPCPNLTAPTPFALTPAATPCPSPGPARTTFGLQDASSKHHPAPFVSGLSALSTIKPKTVDEDRLKGREERKRQAEYTLKPRFEYAFGKWSVQELKWRLDGRYTAACVISIITHFIKAISSSFPSATRHFLVDLPAAVSFTSIPAAVIPDLQSLPEKLELDIRVRDWLSDVGFGSLGDARHARLWDLPAPDDENDHRNGLRTKAEMILLRDGATIVTLEELTQIVKDSSNEKGRGDRSAMSPADSIASLLSGVTESPTEDENEAVTPHSTGSPFANPTDKTDKKMAGDNDSVRPIETSVVL; the protein is encoded by the exons ATGTCTTCCCCCGCCCCCACCTATGCCAGAATCCGCTCTCTGTCCCACTGGgccaccttcttcaaccagCCCGACGGCCTCTTTCGACTTCCCTCCACCCAGGGCGCAGCCATACAGCATCTGGAAATAGATCTCCGCTTCGTCGCAGACCACCAGGTGGAAACCGTGGACCCCAACCTGCAAGCAGACAcccccatccacctcccCAACGTCTGTATCCTCACTTTCAGAGGCGGAGAGTACGTTCAGGAGGATGATCTACGCATGGATGCCTTGGCTGAGGTCCTGCTTGCGATCAACCCGGTTGAAGTGAGGTG GCTCAACGCCACGGAAGATCCTTCGGAGCAGCTCAGCTTTGCCACTCACCTTGTCCACCCAGCTGTAATTGCCGCCGGTGAAAAGTGGTCTGCCGCGGGAACTTTGAGAAAACTTGTCATTCAAG GCGGGTTCCCCTGTCCAAATCTGACTGCGCCCACCCCCTTCGCACTCACCCCTGCAGCTACACCATGCCCGTCCCCTGGTCCGGCCCGTACAACCTTTGGTCTCCAGGACGCCTCATCTAAGCATCACCCAGCTCCTTTTGTATCTGGTCTTTCTGCACTGAGCACCATCAAACCAAAAACAGTTGACGAGGATCGGCTCaaagggagagaggaaaggaagaggcaagcGGAATATACTTTGAAACCGAGGTTCGAATATGCATTCGGAAAGTGGTCTGTGCAAGAGCTCAAGTGGAGGCTTGACG GTCGCTACACGGCCGCTTGTGTTATTTCCATCATTACCCACTTCATCAAAGCCATTAGCTCGTCTTTCCCTTCTGCCACCCGTCATTTTCTTGTCGATCTTCCAGCTGCCGTCTCCTTCACTTCGATTCCGGCTGCTGTCATTCCCGATCTTCAATCTCTACCTGAGAAGCTTGAACTTGACATAAGGGTTCGCGATTGGCTTTCTGATGTTGGCTTCGGCTCTCTCGGAGACGCACGCCATGCTCGCCTTTGGGACCTCCCTGCgcctgatgatgaaaatgatCACCGTAATGGCCTGCGAACCAAGGCTGAAATGATCCTCTTAAGGGATGGCGCGACCATTGTTACTCTGGAAGAGCTTACCCAGATCGTAAAAGATTCCTCGAACGAAAAGGGACGAGGTGATCGATCGGCGATGTCGCCTGCCGATTCGAttgcttctcttctttcggGCGTTACCGAGTCACCaacggaagatgagaacGAAGCTGTCACCCCTCATTCCACTGGCAGTCCATTTGCAAACCCTACCGACAAAACTGACAAAAAGATGGCTGGTGATAATGACAGCGTCAGACCGATCGAGACTTCGGTGGTACTTTGA
- a CDS encoding expressed protein, translated as MASVDPAEPSTLEIGSRQPSPPIMKESCDKVASLTSETSTKDKNTLQLQDTRSGHILSDLSTFRKTVLLLTFALANFIDVCNVSGVAIAAAQISWDIGLETSQVVWIITSYSLCFSAFLLFSGRLSDLFPAGLIFESGLFVLGVLSLATSFVTSNKYAFLILRGLGGIAGSMAVPSSYHLTVHMYPESTEQAAKLALLGLAGGLGNVFGLVLAGLCMKASYHWFFRVIAILCILSTAVTIIILPHTGSFSVSDGGMQRWKRMDVPGVVLIMGSLICFMLSLTQGPIDGWRSASFIAPFVLSLPLGIGFFVWEANIPARTAILPSTVWNITNSVIASLVVLVPMGFWGTSQLLFATYWQTTFNWAPLHVAAAMLPQGLTTLAVGILSQFIPAIITKPRYGIPIGAILVVAAEVLQIKSNGGGHGKDYWRFLFPAFVIGSAGSMILTFASSVNFVQMCPPEMAGVAGAWTSVLFEIGGAITLAVQAGMEKPDPFTFMDIGAKVYYFIIGWTVVLSGIYVAFYKQPKALAVEHEETRTRIMQTKGDMRV; from the exons ATGGCTTCAGTCGATCCTGCAGAACCTTCAACCCTCGAAATAGGCAGCCGGCAGCCCTCTCCGCCCATCATGAAAGAATCTTGCGACAAAGTGGCTAGCTTGACAAGCGAAACCAGTACGAAGGATAAGAACACTCTGCAATTGCAAGATACCCGTAGCGGACACATCCTGTCAGACCTATCGACTTTTCGAAAGACGGTGTTACTGCTTACTTTTGCCCTTGCAAACTTTATCGACGTCTGCAACGTTTCTGGTGTGGCCATTGCGGCGGCCCAAATATCTTGGGACATCGGACTTGAAACCTCCCAGGTTGTTTGG ATCATTACATCATATTCTCTATGCTTCTCcgcttttctccttttctcggGCCGCTTATCTGATTTGTTTCCTGCCGGTCTCATCTTTGAGAGTGGTTTATTTGTGTTGGGCGTTCTGAGCCTTGCCACTTCCTTCGTGACGTCCAACAA GTATGCTTTTCTCATTCTACGAGGGCTAGGCGGCATTGCTGGGTCTATGG CTGTTCCGTCGAGCTA CCACCTAACGGTCCACATGTATCCTGAATCGACTGAACAAGCGGCCAAATTGGCCCTATTAGGTCTCGCAGGCGGCCTTGGCAACGTCTTTGGCTT AGTGCTTGCTGGTCTTTGCATGAAAGCCTCATACCACTGGTTCTTCAGAGTTATCGCCATTTTGTGCATACTCTCCACAGCTGTCACCATAATCATTCTTCCCCACACAGGTTCATTCTCTGTCTCAGATGGTGGAATGCAGCGTTGGAAACGCATGGACGTCCCTGGCGTTGTGTTGATAATGGGATCGTTGATTTGCTTCATGCTGTCTCTCACCCAGGGACCTATAGATGGATGGCGATCAGCAAGTTTCATAGCGCCATTCGTCCTCTCATTGCCCTTGGGAATTGGTTTTTTCGTGTGGG AGGCCAACATTCCTGCACGTACTGCCATCCTACCCAGCACCGTCTGGAACATTACCAATTCAGTGATTGCTTCACTCGTTGTGTTGGTTCCTATGGGCTTCTGGGGCACTTCTCAGTTACTTTTCGCTACTTACTGGCAAACTACTTTCAACTGGGCCCCAC TTCATGTTGCGGCCGCAATGTTGCCCCAAGGCCTTACGACTCTTGCAGTCGGCATCTTAAGCCAATTCATCCCAGCTATCATCACGAAACCTAGATATGGTATTCCTATTGGTGCAATTC TCGTCGTCGCTGCTGAAGTCTTACAAATTAAATCcaatggaggaggacacGGTAAAGACTACTGGCGCTTTCTTTTTCCGGCTTTCGTCATCGGCAGCGCAGGGAGTATGATACTCACGTTTGCAAGTAGTGTGAATTTTGTGCAAATGTGTCCTCCAGAGATGGCCGGGGTCGCCGGTGCATGGACTAGCGTCTTG TTTGAGATAGGAGGTGCGATCACACTCGCTGTACAGGCAGGTATGGAAAAACCTGATCCTTTCACATTTATGGATATTGGTGCCAAAGTGTATTATTTTATCATCGGCTGGACGGTGGTGCTATCGGGGATTTATGTGGCATTTTACAAGCAGCCTAAAGCCTTAGCTGTTGAGCATGAGGAGACGAGGACGCGAATCATGCAAACCAAAGGGGACATGAGGGTCTAA
- a CDS encoding t-complex protein 1, eta subunit (tcp-1-eta), putative, with protein MQGRLPQMQPTVVLLREGTDTSQGTPQLLSNISACLAVAQTIATTLGPRGMDKLIVDDRGLATISNDGATILKLLDVVHPAARTLVDIARAQDAEVGDGTTSVTLLAAEILKEVRPFIEEGVSPHVIIKGLREAKTLAIQKINEIAVTIDKSDPAEFRDLLMQCAATSMSSKLIHSQTPFFSNMVVDAVLSLDQNDLDESLIGIKKVPGGGMQDSKLIKGVAFKKTFSYAGFEQQPKSFKDPKVLCLNVELELKAEKDNAEVRVNEVSEYQAIVDAEWSIIFRKLEAIVATGAKVVLSKLPIGDLATQYFADRDIFCAGRVADGDLKRVVQAVGGSIQSTCSDIEPHHLGQCGSFEEKQIGGERFNLFEGCPQAKTCTLILRGGAEQFIAEVERSLHDSIMIVKRAIKNNSVVAGGGACEMETSKYLRAHSRTIMGKAQLIVGAVAKALEIIPRQICDNAGLDATDILNKLRMRHAQGETWAGIDVDGEGVQDNMKSFVWEPALVKTNALSSAIDAACLILSVDETVRNPQSEQPQAGPPMPRGAAQQAMRGRGRGMPRR; from the exons ATGCAGGGAAGACTTCCTCAAATG CAACCCACGGTCGTCCTCCTGCGCG AGGGCACTGATACCTCCCAGGGTACCCCACAACTTCTCTCTAACATTTCTGCTTGCTTGGCTGTCGCCCAGACTATTGCTACAACGCTAGGACCGCGAGGAATGGACAAGCTCATCGTAGACGACAGAGGTCTGGCTACTATCTCTA ATGACGGTGCAACTATTTTGAAGCTTTTGGATGTTGTCCATCCCGCGGCGAGGACATTGGTAGACATAGCAAGAGCTCAGGATGCCGAGGTGGGAGACGGTACCACAAGTGTTACCCTACT TGCTGCGGAGATCTTGAAAGAAGTACGACCTTTCATCGAGGAAGGAGTCTCTCCTCATGTGATCATTAAAGGACTTCGAGAGGCTAAAACTTTG GCTATACAAAAGATCAACGAGATTGCTGTGACAATAGACAAATCTGACCCGGC TGAATTCCGCGACCTTCTCATGCAATGTGCGGCTACTTCTATGTCTTCCAAACTCATCCACTCCCAAActccctttttctccaaCATGGTTGTCGACGCCGTTCTTTCTCTTGATCAAAATGATCTCGACGAGTCTCTTATCGGTATCAAAAAGGTTCCTGGTGGCGGTATGCAAGATTCCAAACTCATCAAGGGTGTCGCTTTCAAAAAGACGTTTTCTTACGCTGGTTTCGAACAACAGCCCAAGAGTTTCAAGGACCCCAAAGTTCTTTGTCTGAATGTAGAGCTTGAGCTCAAAGCCGAGAAGGACAACGCTGAAGTACGAGTGAATGAAGTCTCTGAGTATCAGGCTATTGTCGATGCCGAGTGGAGCATCATTTTCCGCAAACTCGAAGCTATCGTCGCTACGGGGGCCAAGGTCGTACTCTCCAAGCTTCCTATCGGAGACTTGGCCACTCAGTACTTTGCCGACCGTGACATTTTCTGTGCCGGTCGAGTTGCGGATGGTGATCTCAAGCGTGTCGTCCAGGCCGTCGGTGGATCCATCCAGTCTACATGCTCTGATATTGAACCTCATCACTTGGGTCAATGTGGCAGTTTTGAGGAGAAACAGATTGGTGGTGAAAGGTTCAACTTGTTCGAAGGTTGCCCCCAGGCCAAGACATGTACTTTGATTTTAAGGGGCGGTGCGGAGCAATTCATTGCTGAAGTGGAAAGAAGTCTGCATGACTCTATTATGATTGTTAAGAGAGCAATCAAGAACAATTCCGTCGTggccggtggtggtgctTGCGAG ATGGAGACATCAAAATATCTTCGAGCTCATTCTCGAACCATCATGGGTAAAGCCCAGCTAATCGTGGGTGCTGTCGCCAAGGCCCTGGAAATCATCCCTCGCCAAATCTGCGACAATGCCGGTCTTGATGCTACGGATATCCTCAATAAGCTTCGTATGCGCCATGCTCAAGGAGAAACTTGGGCCGGTATCGACGTCGATGGTGAGGGTGTGCAGGATAACATGAAGAGTTTTGTATGGGAACCTGCTTTGGTCAAAACAAATGCCTTGAGTAGTGCAATCGATGCGGCTTGCTTGATACTGAGTGTCGATGAGACGGTTAGAAACCCCCAGAGCGAACAGCCTCAGGCGGGGCCTCCTATGCCGAGAGGAGCTGCCCAGCAGGCAATGAGGGGCAGGGGTAGGGGTATGCCTCGAAGATAA